The sequence below is a genomic window from Pseudomonas cremoricolorata.
GGGCTGTACCAGGTGTCGGTCAACGGGGCCGGCGTTGCCTACCTGTGGCCCGACAACCCTTGGTGGGCGAATGCCGCGACGCCCTTTTTCATCGGCGCGGCGGGGCTGTTCGGTTGCCAGTTCGCCCGGCAGTTCCTGCAACTGGCGCGTGTCAGCCGTGCCTGCGACCGTCTGCTGCGCGGGCTAATGGCCGCTGCTGCGGTAGTGATGGCCATGGCGTTGCTGGCGCCCTACGGCCTGGCGCTGCGCCTGGCGACCGGGCTGGCGCTGGCATTCACCCTGAGCATCTTCGCAGCAGGCCTGCTGGCCTGGTGGCGCGGGCTGCGGGTAGCGCGCTGGTTCATCATCGCCTGGTCGGCGTTTCTCTTTGGCGGACTGATCAACTCCCTGATGGTGCTGGGGTACCTGCCCAACGTGTTCCTGACCATGTACGCCAGCCAGCTTGGCTCGGCGCTGGAAGTGGCCTTGTTGTCGCTGGCGCTGGCCGACCGTATCAACAGTATGCGCGACGAACAGGCGCGCACCCTGCGTGAAACCGGCGCCACGCTCGAGCAGCTCAACCAGCAACTGGCGCGCAGCAATCGGCTCAAGGATGAGTTCCTCGCCACCGTCAGCCATGAACTGCGCACGCCGATGAACGGCGTGGTCGGTTCGCTGGAACTGCTCCACTCACCCACGCTTAGCGCCGAACAGGCGCAGTTTCACCGTAGCGCCAGCGCAGCCGCCCACGACATGCTGGCCATGGTCGATGACCTGCTGGTGCTGACCGAGCTGCAGGCCGGGCGCCTGCAGGCGCAGGCAGTGCCGTTCCACCTTGGTCGACTGCTGCAGGAGCTGCGCGCGCGCTACGCCGGCCAGGCGTTGGGTAAAGGGCTGTACCTGAGCCTCGACCTCAGCCCGGAATTGCCCGAGTACCTGCTGGGCGATGCGCAGAAGCTGACGCGCTGCCTGGCCTGCCTGCTCGACAACGCCCTGAAGTTCACCGCCCAGGGCGGGGTGATGGTGCAGGTGCGTGGCCGTCGCACCGGGCCTGACCGGGTGGCCTTGACCTTCAGCGTGATCGACAGCGGCATCGGCTTCGCCGACCTCGACCAGGCCAGCCTGTATCAGCGGTTCTTCCAGATCGACGGCTCCACCACCCGTCAGCACGGCGGCCTGGGCATCGGCCTGGCGATCTGCCGGCAGATGGCCGAGCTGCTCGGTGCGCGGCTGTCGCAGGTCTCGACCCCAGGCAAGGGCAGCCGCTTCGAGCTGAGCCTGAGCCTGGCGGTGGTGCAGGGGCGGGTGCCGCAGGTTGAGGAGGCGCAGCGTCGCGGACGCTTCTAGGCTCTGTAGGACAGGTCGCACGCAACGGCTGCGATCATGCGCATCGATTGGAGGCGCCCATGAACCTGCACGCGTACGCCGAAACCCACACCGTCAGCAACCAGCCGCCGCCGCTCGATGGCGCCAACCTGTACCGCATCGACCTGCCCTTGCAGCACTGGGCCAGGCACTTCGGCGCCGGCTGGGCCGAGGCGCGCATCGAGGCCTATGGCGCGCTGGCGGGCGGCCCGCTGATGGCTGCGGGATTTCTTGCCGAGGCCAATCCCCCGCAGTTTCACAGCCATGACCGCTATGGGCACCGCATCGACCTGGTCGACTTCCACCCGGCCTATCATCTGCTGATGCGCACGGCCATCGAACATGGCCTGCCGTCACTGCCCTGGAGCGAACCCCGCCCCGGCGCGCACGTGGCCCGCGCGGCCATGACTTACCTGCACAGCCAGGCCGAAGCGGCCAGCGGCTGCCCGCTGACCATGACCTTCGCTGCCGTCCCGGCGCTGCGCCGGCAAGCGTCGCTGGCCGCCCACTGGCTGCCCAAGGTGCTGGCCTGCGACTACGACCCGCGCAACGTTGGCGACCGGCACAAGGCCGGCGTCACCCTGGGCATGGCCATGACCGAAAAGCAGGGCGGCAGCGACGTGCGTGC
It includes:
- a CDS encoding sensor histidine kinase, whose amino-acid sequence is MRYLLIFLLGCVPLLAQAVGFDNATTRLELGRALQVFEDRGGASTIDEVSAPRFRGFRQQDRDVLNAGYSRSVFWLKVPLTYSEGPGSTQKQWLLELAYPPLDHLELYLPDGQGGYRLAQRTGDALPYASRQIRQDAYLFDLPLRPGHTTTVYLRIHSEGSLQAPLTLWSAHAYIEQQPSRLYVLGMIYGVLLVMLVYNFFLYVSVRDVAYLYYILYIAAFGLYQVSVNGAGVAYLWPDNPWWANAATPFFIGAAGLFGCQFARQFLQLARVSRACDRLLRGLMAAAAVVMAMALLAPYGLALRLATGLALAFTLSIFAAGLLAWWRGLRVARWFIIAWSAFLFGGLINSLMVLGYLPNVFLTMYASQLGSALEVALLSLALADRINSMRDEQARTLRETGATLEQLNQQLARSNRLKDEFLATVSHELRTPMNGVVGSLELLHSPTLSAEQAQFHRSASAAAHDMLAMVDDLLVLTELQAGRLQAQAVPFHLGRLLQELRARYAGQALGKGLYLSLDLSPELPEYLLGDAQKLTRCLACLLDNALKFTAQGGVMVQVRGRRTGPDRVALTFSVIDSGIGFADLDQASLYQRFFQIDGSTTRQHGGLGIGLAICRQMAELLGARLSQVSTPGKGSRFELSLSLAVVQGRVPQVEEAQRRGRF